A window from Culex pipiens pallens isolate TS chromosome 3, TS_CPP_V2, whole genome shotgun sequence encodes these proteins:
- the LOC120425489 gene encoding hairy/enhancer-of-split related with YRPW motif protein: MDHHHHHHHATPLHWGYSTVAGGVVPMATSTPNSQHQQQQHHHQQQQLQHHNNNTWTPPSSKGGDGVGVTTRGLKRTLSESLSDDELYSEESSKEHTSPGGTDSCQLQSRKRRRGVIEKKRRDRINSSLTELKRLVPSAYEKQGSAKLEKAEILQLTVDHLKTLHARGLDDASYDPQRFAMDYHIIGFRECVAEVARYLVTIEGMDVQDPLRLRLMSHLQCFATQRELTTKATATSPAWSHGGSAAGSYTPAAYAPHAATSYYHQNYAPQSASSSTAPYIPQVATIAGHDHLAYGATGSTTDLYTSQHDNVQQQQQQSQSTGSGNSSGEQRTYTDISNSLHPPNRPDVGYGNPQYPVSSSTHGYSAAAAAAAAANYNNNNSSKPYRPWGAEMAC, translated from the exons ATGGatcaccaccatcatcatcaccacgCCACCCCGCTCCACTGGGGTTACTCGACGGTGGCCGGCGGCGTGGTTCCGATGGCCACATCGACGCCCAACAGTCagcaccaacagcagcagcaccaccaccagcagcaacaGCTCCAGCATCATAACAACAACACGTGGACGCCACCCTCGTCCAAGGGGGGCGATGGAGTGGGAGTTACCACGCGGGGACTCAAGCGGACACTGTCGGAATCGCTGTCCGACGACGAGCTGTACTCGGAGGAGTCGTCCAAGGAACA CACCTCACCTGGCGGCACGGACAGCTGTCAGCTGCAGAGTCGGAAGCGACGGCGCGGAGTCATCGAGAAGAAGCGCCGCGACCGGATCAACTCGTCCCTCACCGAGCTGAAACGGCTCGTCCCCAGCGCGTACGAGAAGCAGGGCTCGGCCAAGCTGGAAAAGGCCGAAATCCTGCAGCTCACGGTGGACCATCTGAAGACACTGCACGCTCGAG GCCTTGACGATGCCAGCTATGACCCGCAGCGTTTCGCCATGGATTACCACATCATCGGCTTCCGGGAGTGCGTGGCCGAGGTGGCCCGCTATCTGGTCACGATCGAGGGCATGGACGTGCAGGACCCGCTCCGTCTGCGCCTCATGTCCCACCTGCAGTGCTTCGCCACCCAGCGTGAGCTGACCACCAAGGCCACCGCCACTAGTCCGGCGTGGTCGCACGGTGGTTCCGCGGCCGGCTCCTACACACCTGCGGCCTACGCTCCGCACGCCGCCACCAGCTACTACCACCAAAATTACGCTCCCCAAAGTGCGTCCTCCTCGACGGCACCCTACATTCCACAGGTGGCCACCATCGCCGGCCACGACCACCTGGCGTACGGCGCAACAGGTTCCACCACCGACCTGTACACGAGCCAGCACGACAAcgtccaacagcagcagcaacagtccCAGTCCACCGGAAGTGGCAACTCGTCCGGCGAGCAGCGCACCTACACCGACATCTCAAACTCGCTGCACCCGCCAAACCGGCCCGACGTCGGCTACGGCAACCCGCAGTATCCGGTGAGCAGCTCGACCCACGGGTAcagcgctgccgctgctgcggCGGCCGCGGCcaactacaacaacaacaactcctCCAAGCCGTACCGGCCTTGGGGTGCCGAAATGGCCTGCTAA